The Vigna unguiculata cultivar IT97K-499-35 chromosome 1, ASM411807v1, whole genome shotgun sequence nucleotide sequence aaatccatatatatatatatatatatatatatatatatatatatatatatatatgtataattcaGAAAGCTTCAAACAAATTGCCAAGCTTTtagaaagataaataaatacCATGTTGTCAACTATatgtgtaaaatataaataattctgTCGGAAGTTAATCCAAcacaaaatttaatcaaaatgtGATGACTAATAGAGttcaattaaaagaaaaaggacAAGAAATATTGAATGTATTTATAACTTTGGCAACTATTAATCTTCCATAAAGGTCAccttttgtaaaattatttcatttctttctatttatttaattttaatttttcgaTTTCATTCTGTTTTCTattaattcaaatgaaatacatgtttttattcACCCGCACAGTAACTATAAAGCACAACTTCGTCTGGTAAAACAACATATAATTGTTAATTTATgctcttatatttattaaaaatatcatttaataccctttatttgtaatatctttatttgttacataaaaaatatttagaagaaaatgtTTAAACAGCAGTAAGAATAAACAGTATCAATAAACagtatcaataaaataattatatatatatatatatatatatatatatatatatatatatatatatatatacacacacatgtACTCTtctaaaatacaatattaaaaaattgtgttaAGTAACGGTTTTGAATTAATAATTagcctttttcaatttaatattacaGTTAAGGGTGACAAATTCGTTGAATATGACCGGAtctaaatatatgtaaataaaatgttgaattTCGGGTTTAAACTTCGAAACTaagttaaatttagtttttcattctATTTAATCGTAACCCAAATCTAATTTAACCACAGCTGAAATATTCAGGTTAACTTAACTGCTTTAATAAGATGTAGTTGATCAGATTAATATCAAACAAAGTTTCCGAAAATAAGTGCTTGTTTcgaaaactattttaaaaataaaaaacaaaaataattaagagaTAAGCAAaagatgacaaataaaaaaaaatggttatggatctcatttattttcaaaatggcCTCAAAAATATGGGTCGGGCCCAAACGTTTTGCTACAAAATTATGCGCCTACTTTCCGCAGTTCTGCTCAAAATTATCATCCAAAGTGATAGAttaagataattaataaaattaatatctaattaagtttaaagtcttttataaattcaagtattattaattaatcttttattgatatttaaaaaatttatgtttttaattattttttttgacatAAATGGGTTCTTTTAAAAAATGGGTAACTTTGACttatttctttaaaagaatAGGACAGTAATAAATTGCACTACAAGAATAAAGTTGTGTGTACCCAACAAAACTTTTATATTGAAGTTATTACGTACGAGGacaattttttcacaaaataatcAAAAGTGAATTGTCATTATAAATATCGACCTATGCATAAATTAATGTCGTCGTGAGTCGtagtaattttcatttttttatttttattttagagaaGTCATTATCGACCATGACTTCtctgttatttttcttataacatttttatattttaatttttatatatgtattttttttaatgaattttattaaaaagacattgaataaaattttattaaaaatttgaaattttaaaacttaatattttaaataaatttcttagCAAGTGACGAAAGACTTCTCAGCAAACATCATATATTTTTGAGTAAATGATTAAGAATCTCTTAGCAAGtgatatctaatatatttttacacttaTTTGACATCCAAAATTTTTGTACACTCTTCTAACAACATCTTTCactatttttcatctttaaaacaattttttacaccatTTTAACAACACCCATATGTTGTCACCCATTCTGACATCTCTACCCACAAGTTACcattagttaattttataagtaattttttaaagattaaacagtaaaaataaagttataaatgaaaaaatattaataaataaattatttaaaactttagttttatatatttttttattcagacATATAAATCTAAAGCTATCTTTAAAGAATTAactttataaaactaaatatattattaacattattatttttagtgtgATTTAATTTGAAGGATATATTTGAAAGACATTTATGACAACACCAAATATAATAATGTGGTATACACGAAATGGTGCCAAATACTACCCAAGTCCAATGTAAGTTTTGGTTGAATTGTGATTGTGGGCGCTACTCACTCCTCCCATGTGCCATGATCTATAAATTACGTGTAGTGGGGTATGCCTTCATGTGCTTTATCCTCTTAATTCCTATTCCCATACACGTTCAAACATTCACCAAATCACTTATGCCTTCTTTGCTTCTCAGAATAACATCAAACACTTGAACCATGTCTTTTTTTACATCAATTTATAGGTTTAATGTGTTTAAATGTATCCTTGCCATCTTAGTATTTTTAACTTAgcttaaacaataaaaatactttttcatACATTAACCactatcattttttatttttttttataattagacAGGACATTTATTAGTCTTTAATTTCTGAAGTGGTTTTTTGTTATACAAATAGCAAAATGCCAAACGTATAAGatacacaaaattataattccaCAGCTGTATTCGAAGAAAGTTCCTAACTCATTTGCTTACAGATAAATCTCATATTCGTCAACTATATGCAAAGTCTTCACTCCCCTGCCCACGCCAAATTTAATGTAATCAATGACAACCCTCTTACAAGGACAGGTTTCAGATACCAAGCATTAGTAAGCTACATAAATAACTCGTCTCTCTAAATTTGGCTCTGGTAAAAACCTCTGGTCTCTATATATGTACATACACTGTAATTACTGCAAATCCTTGTCATTGAATTTTAAGTTGTGCCTAAACTGTGGCAACAATTTTATTACAGAACTTTCATTAGGATGCTCAGAGACAGACAGCCTTAAGCAAACAATTAATATAGGTTAAAAGGACCTCGTACATGTGCAAACAGGTAACTTTTAATAAGAAAACcatgaagaaatgaaaaaggaGAACACTGAAGAGGTGTGACATAGGAGTGAGAAGCAGATTCCACGTAGTGCAGCGTGGAAACAAAATTCCACCGTAGCCGTTGTGCCAAGTtttgatttaattgttaaattccATGGCCGTGGAAGTCAAATCTCACTTCCCCTTTTCCCGTTAGGTGCCACTCACGGTCTCAAACTCTCATCTCACTGCCACTGCATTTAAAAACAACTTCATTCATTCCATTCTATCGTTCTATCTTGGCTTCACCACCCAATGGCTCTACCTTACATTATTCTCTTATCTCTAACTCTCATATCTCACACGGCACTCACTTCCTccaccaacaccaacaccatCACTCTCCCGCTATCGCCTCTACTCACCAAACCCCAATCCTCCGATTCTTTCCATGCTCTCAAACTCGCCGCTTCAGCTTCTCTAACCCGGGCCCACCACCTCAAACACCGCAAAAATGCTCCCTCCGTCGCCACAACCCAAGTCTACCCGAAAAGCTACGGTGGCTACTCCATAGATCTCAACTTCGGAACCCCACCCCAAACCTCCCCCTTCGTTCTCGACACAGGAAGTAGCCTCGTCTGGTTCCCCTGCACCCCCCGCTACACCTGCTCCCACTGTCTCTTCCCAAACATCGACCCCACCAAAATCCACACCTTCATTCCCAAAAATTCCTCCACCGCCAAACTCGTAGGTTGCACGAACCCCAAATGCGGTTACCTCTTCGGCTCCGACCTTCAATCTCGCTGCCCCAATGCCAACCCAATTCTAAAAATTGTTCCATCACTTGTCCCCTTACATTATCGAATACGGCTTGGGCTCCACCGCCGGCTTTTTACTCCTCGACAATCTCAACTTCCCTTCAAAAATCGTTCCCCAATTTCTCGTCGGTTGCTCCATCCTCTCCATCCGCCAACCCTCCGGCATCGCCGGCTTCGGTCGCGGCCAAGAGTCTCTCCCTTCACAAATGGCCCTCAAGAGATTCTCTTACTGCTTACTCTCCCACAGCTTCGACGACTCCACGGAAAACAGTGACCTCGTTTTACAAATCAGCTCCACCGGCGACACCAAAACCAGCGGCCTCAGATACACGCCGTTTCACCCCAACCCTTCTGCCAGCAACCCCGCCTTCCTGGAATATTACTATCTCAGCCTCCGCAAGGTCATTGTCGGCGGCAAGAACGTTAAGATTCCGTTTAGCTTTTTGGACCCCGGCTCTGACGGTCACGGCGGCACCATCGTGGACTCTGGATCCACCTTCACTTTCATGGAACGGCCCGTTTATGATTTGGTGGCCCAAGAGTTTGTGAAGCAGCTGGGGAATTATTCCAGGGCGGAGGACGTTGAGGCTCAATCTGGGTTGGGTCCCTGTTTTAATACTTCCGGCGCCAAGACCGTGAATTTCCCGGAGTTTACTTTTCAGTTCAAAGGCGGCGCAAAAATGACGCTGCCGGTGGAAAATTATTTCTCCTTAATCGACGATTCGGAGGTGGTGTGTCTGACCGTTGTCTCCGACGGTGGAGCCGGTCCGGCGATGATGTCCGGTCCCGCCATCATTTTGGGGAACTATCAGCAGCAAAATTTCCTCATTGAATATGATTTGGAGAATGAGAGGTTCGGGTTCGGCCCTCAGAGTTGCAAAAGGAAAAGTTAGTGTAGTAACTGTAAATTAacgtgttatttttatttatttgtggtTGGGTTAATATGCAGCAAAAtaactattcattttttttactgcGTGATTGCAGTATGAATGCTtacaatgattttaaataaatcgATAATATTACGATGATTAGTTGATGAAATGCATAAGAGTGAGCTTGTAACACATGTTTGGTTGGTTTCATGTGCAATATTTATTCGTGAGTTTTAGGTAAAGGAGCGTTTTGAGAGTGTGATGGATTCCTTTCCATGGTGTTTCGTAAATTGTCTTTCATGTGAGGGGAGGAAAGGTTAAGGTAAAGTGTTGGGTACTTTATTCTTGCATTATTTGCGGTTCTTGTTTGTCTTCTAGCCAGCACACCGATAAGGAGCCTTGTTTGCTATTTCGTACAACTATGCCAAAGCGGTGTATAGTATTTTGTTGATCATCACCGACAGAGTAACAGTTAAATCCCAAGCCATTAAGTGGTCTTAGTTATTTTCTTTCATAAGATCACAGTGACCAaactttattgttttattttaacttactCTAAGTGCTTACCAATTATGGATACGGGGCGAATATGCATACTGATTAGGAATACAACAGAACGGTAGGATACGTAATAGTTGCTccatattttaacttttgaataaatattcacctatattcatattcatgcagatattatatttattatgtgtgtattacatatattttttttaatatttacgaGTACTCGTATATATTTATgaaagaaattttaatatttaacaataaattttaaacgtaaaataaaataaaaatataatacataatatttataaagttcaaaaaaagttaaataactcatttaaataatattgaatgattttttacaaataaatagagattttgtaaaatcaattgataaaaaataacacattcaaaattaatgtgttagtgttttaatattttttttaatttaaattagagtataacaGTTACGAGTATCCACATGTACAGATATTATAATATTCGTATTCGCCCTGTTAACATACTCGTATCCGTTATCTACGGATATTCATTTTTTGTTGTAGATTTTATCGACAGATATCCAcgaatatgaatttttttgacatataATACCAACACATAATATCAAAccattatataaataatacataccgcattcaattaaaattgaacGGAGTGATGAGGATAAGTGAAATAGCGAAACGGATAAtatcttatcttctttttttggTTAAGAAGCAAGGCATTGTAGTTTCACTAAACTGATAATGAAGATGAATGTGAGAcaataaaaatgaggaccacGTGAAAGGAGAAGGTATTTCTTTGTCCATAACGGTGAGGATCaacaatcaaaacaaaattcgaAGATATGTaccaatttgaatttattttttattttgatagaaagttttagttttaatatagaGTACAAAAGTAGGTTTAAGTACCATTTTCTTTAATGGACTGTGTATACTTAACTACCCGTCTCAAATCTTAACATCTCTATGGATTCATTTTATCATGcctactaaattaaaaaaaaaatagtatataattttttaaggaACATAGCATAtcgttaataataaattggtaaaAAAACGCATGTTACATAATTAGTCACTGTTTAcgcaacaacaaaattaaatttaggaTTTGGTTTTTGATTGGAAGTAACCAGAACGTGAGTTGACGTGAGAAGTGAGGTTTTGAATCTGAACTTCTTGTGCGAGAAAGATGGGAAATTGGTTGCAATTTGCTTCGAAGAGATTAATTACCCAAAATATAGGGTAGATAAAAGATGTGAACAGCACATAACTTTCAGAAGGGATGATGAGTTGTTAaagaaactaaacaaaaataaaatgagtgaaAAGGTTGGAATGTTGATGGGATTGACCAAAGACGTTGATGCTTATTGCGTTGTAGGTCACCCATTAGCAAAAGTGAGAGGCACATGATGCATCTATGAATGGGATTGTCTTTATTTGTCTCAGTATTGATTAGGTTCATGAATTCCCCTTTGTGTGCGTTGTTCAGTCCAGGTACCAACTgcgaaaataaacaacaaaagttGCTCTGCTTTTTCCTTCAACTAAATACATCTATTTTTATAATCCTTCAATTATACAAAAAAGAGTTTTTTGCTTCTCACACTCAACATAATTCCAGAAAATTGATGGTGAAACAAACATGGTATTAGTTATATGTAACAAGGTAAGCCGCGTTCGTCACAAGTTACCAGAACAAATGGAAATGGTGCGCACGCATTCAGACGTAAGGTACAAAACATAATGTGTCGTGTTTTCATTGAAATTAACGAAACCCGAAATGTGGCATTGAGAATGCTACGTAACGAAAGTACCAATCCTTGTTGTTCTTATTTACAACTACCGGTACATGCGGTAGTAGTTAGTTGTTGACTCTTCCTGGTTAATTTCGTAAAAGGTGTAGATCGAAACATGGGGGAGCCAATAATGTTAAAagtaagttttttctttttgttttttttaatcagCATGGTAATGCTAAGAATCTAGATCCGTGTAAATGGTaaagaaatgaaagagaatATTAGAAAGGGAAATGGTAACAAAGTTTGTGTTTCACCAACTTtgacaaacaatattttttataaaaaaaatcctaaaattttattattttactttcataaaaaaataaaaaaaatactctatTAATAGctttatcaaaaaattatttgtcaaaaattaattttttattaaaaatagaccAAACAAGTCAACcaggaaggaaaaataaaatgtcataTGAAAGAGAAAAGATGGTTGGTTTTACTTTAGCGTCATCACCATGTGCATGTGATGTGAGGATGTCCGTGTCTTCTCCTTGTCCCAGCCTACAACGCTATAATTCATTTTTGGTTTCTTCTAACCTAATTCACTGTTTTTTCGATTTTCTTTTTCACGAATAACTAACtactttaaaaagtaaaaaaagaataaagtaaaacttatttatgtataatttaattaataatttttttatttgtactaattctatgtaataattttattttagtttgtgtAAAAATTtactacttttttttcttttcctaaatGTGACGTATTCAAATAAACTAAGAGGtcaaattgataattaatttgaggtggatattttttcaattttcttttagatttaTTGCTAAACTAATTCAATTAATTGAGTTTGGCAATCACACCCCTAttaaatgaagagaaaaatagaaagttaTAACAAATCatcttaaaagtaaaaattattagatCAAACCTTCGTTATTGACTATTGAGACATAAATTAGTATTCAGAGCAACTATTTATGTTTAATGATATAGCACTCCAAACATTAGGATTTAACTGCAACAGAATGCACTTACCCCACCACATAATAATTGACAcctttttcaacaaaaacataacTACACAAAGATAAAACCTATGAagttaaataacataaaattgtaGAATTATACACAGtatatttttccaaaataatataagataaaaaatttctcTCCTTGAAAATGCTAAACGTTAATATATTATCTAACTAAGGAAAtcgaaaataaatatatattaaaaaatattagttacttATTATGATCTTAATGCgcaaatatgtataaatattatcGTTTTCATGAGACAAAGAAGCTTTTAGATTTTGAATAAATAACTGTCATATTAAACTCTcaagaattttaatatatatttttattttcagtgcTAATGTGATAGTATTCCAAATGTTCAATAGAATCAAATACTGTTTTAGCTGGCGGTCTATCATGTTATGGGTTCAGCCCAAAACCTAAAGGAGTAAAGGATATCTTTTTAGGCATCCcctttttttcttcctgcaccacTGGAAAACTTTGAATTCCCAAACTATCcccattaaaatataataaaaattcttgcacctttttttttctaatttcttcgTAATGGATATTCTGAATTTGGatctgaaaatatttttcagaaaatccaatccaaaatattatatatatatatatttgaaagatatttttgaaacacttatataagaatataaaaatattttctaaaatgaaTATCTCtttttgaattcaaaaatatctttcaaaacatttatttcgaaaaatacttttatattttagaataggTATTTTGGAAAGTATTTGCAAATTCAAAAATAccttctaaaatatttatttcgaaatatttataaaaaaatcttgtCAAAATGGTATTTTCGAAAAGTATATGTTATATATGTGTCTTTAGAATGTAAAAGCTTTcattaatttagatatcaattttataaattaaaaatttaatatttgagtatataatgtattataatgttagaaagtttagtttttaaggaaattatttttgacaatctatattttttatatatccatttaacaactttaaatagtaataaaatattatattaagctatttagttaaaatataaaataaattatagaataaaaaaaggaaaaatgatgTGAAATGGtagaataaaatttgaaaaatgtgaAGATATCACTTTCCAAACGAAAACTATGAGGAGCAGGATCACCAAAAGTCCAACACTACCAACCCGAGgtataaaaaaccaaaaacatgaTAGATTAGagtagaaaaattatattataaaaattaaattttaacaattttcttttagatctgaattgtcatattttttaagtgactttctattttttttatttttttcatttttctatattttaaaattactcaAAGTATCATTATCAATTAGAGTAACAGTATTGTCGACAAGGTCAGCCACCATCTCCATCAACGATCATAATTTCCTACACTAAATACAACTCTGTTGACGGAAACACTGATTAAATCCAATGATGGACTATCATAACGACAAAAACCTACAAAGCATATCAGAGTTTATTTTCTTTGCCCTGCTTAATTTCCACACACAAGTGTCGTCCTTATTACACtgtcataaaagaaaaactaggGAACAGATATAGACTTCGCATGGCGTACAAAAGTCATTTATTTTGAGATGTCTTATTACCCatgcaaaaattattaataaataattttattttatttttctcaaactGTACAATTTAGATTTGgtgaaacaaacaatattaCGTCATATAAATCTTGTCATTTTGTGGGCATGCCCATACGATCGATGAAAGTGACACCAAACATGTTGATTTGTTACGACCCATTTAATCTATACAAGGGAGAAAATGAAGTAGTTTGTTAGCATATACATCACATAGCAATTCCGTTTTCGATGCTATCAGTTTTGTCAACTTGAAATTTCGATACTGCATAACTGATTAAGGTATGTATTCGATGAATAATGTCGTCCTTGTTTGTTCTATACTAAGTAAATTCGTTCGTTTATTTTTAGAAAGTTTTACTTTATTTGCAAATGAATGTACtagaaataatacaaaaaaagtaTCTTGAAATAACTAATCCAAAGACTCCTGAGCTAGTGTTAAGTCGTTTTTAACAATGTTCCTACATCTAATCCTATATAACTTTGTACTAACTAACATTTGAGCACTAAACATTTTTATATGGACTCTGATATCTTAATTTCTGTTGTGAATGTTGACTTTTGGTATAACTTAATGTGAAGCCGtcaaatcaattaatatattttttaagaaaggTTTAAACTATTGATCAATCTTCACCTCGTTTTAGACTTATTAATTAAGATATGAAATTTTATTGTAACGCATCAGATTTTTAGCTggcatttattttgtttctcttcTGGCGTTCTCATCCTGTCTTTGCATCATCTCCGTCAACACGATGAGGTATTCTAAAGCTGGAACCTCCCTTTCAATCCCAATATATTGTAGAATTTAAAGAGATTTCTTAAATCAGAACATTAcaataaaagttgtttttacGTGAGTTTTGAGTTGTCTTAAATCAAGATATATAATCTTTAATGTTTTTCTATCATTCAATTGATTAATCTCCTCATTACTAATCAGGAcaaataattatcaattaagTGGGCCTTAAATAATTCGGCCAATATTTATAAGTCCACttcatttttcataaagaaTTATGGCGAAAACCTAACTAAAACTTCACCATCTTTCTCTAATTCCACTGATATTTTTCCGTAGTTTTTCAAAGGCATTACGTTTTCTGTTTGGGTACGCGTAAATCTGAGAGGTAGATTTATATTACGTCGCAAGCAGGCAACTTTAAAAAAAGCGTAACTAGggtatttgaattgtaaatgtcAGAATTGTTTAAAAGGGATTTTGTTAGCGgaagaaaaaattgtcacgtctatatttaatttttcttttttgaatgaTTAATGTAGTAGATTTTTAACGAAAAAAAGTATTGGAAGAGCGACagaaaatagaaatttatttattaacatataaCATAAGTGTGAATAAAGAATAAACCAAAAATCCCCTCGGCCGAACGGAGGTAGAGGATACAGATACATACAATGAAGTATACATgcagtataataataa carries:
- the LOC114193085 gene encoding LOW QUALITY PROTEIN: probable aspartyl protease At4g16563 (The sequence of the model RefSeq protein was modified relative to this genomic sequence to represent the inferred CDS: inserted 2 bases in 2 codons) encodes the protein MALPYIILLSLTLISHTALTSSTNTNTITLPLSPLLTKPQSSDSFHALKLAASASLTRAHHLKHRKNAPSVATTQVYPKSYGGYSIDLNFGTPPQTSPFVLDTGSSLVWFPCTPRYTCSHCLFPNIDPTKIHTFIPKNSSTAKLVGCTNPKCGYLFGSDLQSRCPNANPXSKNCSITCXPYIIEYGLGSTAGFLLLDNLNFPSKIVPQFLVGCSILSIRQPSGIAGFGRGQESLPSQMALKRFSYCLLSHSFDDSTENSDLVLQISSTGDTKTSGLRYTPFHPNPSASNPAFLEYYYLSLRKVIVGGKNVKIPFSFLDPGSDGHGGTIVDSGSTFTFMERPVYDLVAQEFVKQLGNYSRAEDVEAQSGLGPCFNTSGAKTVNFPEFTFQFKGGAKMTLPVENYFSLIDDSEVVCLTVVSDGGAGPAMMSGPAIILGNYQQQNFLIEYDLENERFGFGPQSCKRKS